The following are from one region of the Chloracidobacterium sp. genome:
- a CDS encoding sigma-54-dependent Fis family transcriptional regulator translates to MAKLLVVDDEKNLRLVVQKEMTRNGHEAETAADGEAAWEMLEASDYDVLLCDINMPRLDGMGLLKRLREKSANAPEVIMLTGQGTVETAITAMKLGAYDYLTKPYRIAELTALVKQAAEKKQLRTDNQRLRAQIERSSGSMPEIIAESPQMKEVLRLVRRVAPSETSVLITGESGTGKELIAQAIHRLSSRADKPFIDLNCAALQDTLLESELFGYEAGAFSGARARKLGLFELADGGTLFLDEIMEMPSQLQSKLLRALETRTFFRVGGVKKVEVDVRLVAATNRDPGQAVAEGIFRSDLMYRINSFEVNIAPLRERREDIEPLAQHLLQKVAGATPPVLTQPVIEALTAFSWSGNVRQLRNCLERAALLADNGRVTVKELPPEVIYRNEPSNVSVNYASQGHSGVSSFQNTSPVNLRDSEKQQIINALERTGWHRGKTAELLGISPSTLYRRLREYDLDVR, encoded by the coding sequence ATGGCTAAGTTACTTGTAGTTGATGACGAAAAGAATCTCCGTTTGGTCGTTCAGAAAGAGATGACCCGCAACGGGCACGAGGCCGAGACCGCGGCCGACGGCGAAGCTGCGTGGGAGATGCTCGAGGCAAGCGATTACGACGTTCTGCTTTGCGATATCAATATGCCGCGTCTGGACGGGATGGGGCTGCTGAAACGTCTTCGTGAGAAAAGCGCCAATGCGCCCGAGGTCATAATGCTTACCGGGCAGGGTACGGTCGAGACCGCGATAACGGCGATGAAGCTTGGCGCTTACGATTACCTCACGAAACCCTACCGGATCGCTGAACTTACGGCATTGGTAAAGCAGGCGGCTGAAAAGAAACAGTTAAGGACCGACAATCAACGTCTGAGGGCACAGATCGAACGCAGCAGCGGATCAATGCCTGAGATAATTGCCGAGTCGCCGCAAATGAAAGAGGTACTGAGGCTTGTTCGCCGGGTCGCACCGTCTGAGACCTCGGTTCTTATAACGGGTGAATCGGGAACCGGCAAGGAACTGATCGCACAGGCCATTCACCGATTGAGCAGCCGAGCTGACAAGCCCTTCATCGATCTTAATTGCGCCGCGCTCCAGGATACGCTTCTCGAATCGGAGCTTTTCGGGTACGAGGCCGGTGCTTTCTCAGGCGCGCGGGCGCGCAAGCTCGGGCTCTTCGAACTTGCTGACGGCGGCACGTTGTTTTTGGACGAGATAATGGAAATGCCGTCGCAGCTGCAATCGAAATTATTGCGGGCCCTCGAAACGCGGACGTTCTTTCGTGTTGGCGGTGTCAAGAAGGTGGAGGTCGACGTTCGCCTCGTCGCGGCTACAAATAGAGACCCTGGCCAGGCCGTCGCCGAGGGCATTTTCAGATCGGACCTGATGTATCGGATAAACAGTTTTGAGGTGAATATCGCTCCATTGCGCGAACGCCGCGAAGACATCGAACCCCTTGCCCAACACCTTCTCCAAAAGGTCGCTGGCGCAACTCCGCCAGTTCTGACACAGCCTGTGATCGAAGCGCTTACTGCATTTTCATGGTCAGGGAATGTTCGGCAGCTTCGCAATTGCCTCGAGCGGGCGGCCCTGCTTGCCGACAACGGGCGTGTGACGGTAAAAGAGCTTCCGCCCGAAGTCATCTACCGGAACGAACCGTCAAACGTCTCGGTAAACTATGCTTCGCAAGGGCATAGCGGAGTCAGTTCGTTTCAGAACACCTCGCCTGTGAACCTTCGCGATTCAGAAAAACAACAGATCATCAATGCTCTCGAGCGGACCGGATGGCACCGCGGTAAGACCGCTGAGCTGCTCGGCATCTCGCCATCGACACTTTATCGCCGCCTCCGCGAATACGATCTCGATGTCCGATAG